One Bos taurus isolate L1 Dominette 01449 registration number 42190680 breed Hereford chromosome 16, ARS-UCD2.0, whole genome shotgun sequence DNA window includes the following coding sequences:
- the C16H1orf116 gene encoding specifically androgen-regulated gene protein: MPERELWPAGPGLEPATRVGSCDSMMSTTSTRSGSSDSSYDFLSAEEKECLLFLEETIGSLDTEADSGLSTEKSEQATTPQVPRALPKTQPAPQGHPEEITGRVPEPKRVTPFSSAHPPGPQSLGLRSGSYSLPRNIHIGRNQNLRKSTTLTNSHNPGGSEGLVSGPETEQVSQSREPRQTLATPPDAALELDGALIPPPEAFRDTQPQQRGQGSLPRGPGELSPRPQVHPSLSSQRNREPAPEAMSQKASEKGSTGEPVPPRPPPLVSSRDAGSGDAAVLSGGHPSARPAPLTAPKPRKLPPNIVLKSSRSSFHSDPQNRLSRHSEAAPGDPSPASSSLQEQRKARREALEKLGLPQDQEEPSPRLSRPSVRLKETGVQAVSPAPAQVPGRAPAAAPTQGPSPGKAPALAQPPSPGKVLVPAQESTPGTAPAAKSTPIPIPKGPRAHSPLTQRKPDSGLTLQESGVPGLRQMSFKSNTLERSGIGLSSYLSAEKASSPQTSTSLEKGSFLDRISPSVLRNSRPRPASLGTGKDFEGIQVGKLADLEQEGGPKRLSFQGQSRDKLPRPPCVSVRISPKGVSDEHRREALKKLGLLKE, encoded by the exons ATGCCCGAGAGAGAGCTGTGGCCAGCAGGGCCTGGCTTGGAACCCGCGACCCGCGTCGGCAGCTGCGACAGTATGATGAGCACCACCTCCACCCGCTCTGGATCT AGTGACAGCAGCTACGACTTCCTGTCCGCTGAAGAGAAGGAGTGTCTGCTCTTCCTGGAGGAAACCATTGGTTCCCTGGACACCGAGGCTGACAGCGGGCTGTCCACCGAAAAGTCTGAGCAAGCCACAACTCCCCAGGTTCCCCGAGCACTGCCCAAGACCCAGCCTGCCCCCCAGG GACATCCAGAGGAAATAACTGGCCGAGTACCAGAGCCAAAAAGAGTGACTCCATTCAGCTCAGCTCATCCACCTGGGCCCCAAAGCCTGGGCCTCAGGTCTGGCTCCTACAGCCTCCCCAGAAATATCCACATCGGCAGAAACCAGAACCTCAGAAAAAGCACCACCCTGACTAACAGCCATAATCCAGGGGGATCCGAGGGACTTGTCTCGGGACCTGAGACAGAGCAGGTCAGCCAGAGCCGTGAGCCCAGGCAGACACTGGCCACACCCCCAGACGCTGCCCTTGAGCTGGACGGGGCACTCATTCCCCCACCGGAGGCTTTCCGGGACACTCAGCCCCAGCAGCGTGGGCAAGGCAGCCTGCCCAGAGGACCAGGGGAGCTGAGCCCCAGGCCCCAGGTCCACCCATCACTTAGCTCCCAGAGAAACAGGGAGCCTGCTCCAGAGGCCATGTCCCAAAAAGCCAGTGAGAAAGGCTCAACCGGGGAACCTGTGCCACCTCGGCCTCCTCCCCTAGTGTCCTCTCGGGATGCAGGCTCTGGAGATGCGGCCGTCCTGTCAGGGGGCCATCCAAGTGCCCGGCCGGCCCCCCTCACGGCCCCTAAGCCCCGGAAACTGCCGCCAAACATTGTCCTGAAGAGCAGCCGCAGCAGTTTCCACAGCGACCCCCAGAACCGGCTGTCCCGCCACTCGGAGGCTGCGCCCGGGGACCCCAGCCCCGCCTCGTCCTCGCTGCAGGAGCAGAGGAAAGCACGCAGGGAAGCACTGGAGAAGCTGGGGCTGCCGCAGGACCAGGAGGAGCCCAGCCCCCGCTTAAGTAGGCCCTCCGTCAGGCTCAAGGAGACTGGCGTTCAGGCCGTGTCCCCGGCCCCAGCTCAGGTCCCCGGAAGGGCCCCGGCCGCTGCACCCACGCagggcccttctccagggaaagcaCCAGCTCTGGCCCAGCCACCTTCTCCAGGCAAGGTTCTGGTTCCCGCCCAGGAATCCACTCCGGGGACAGCTCCAGCTGCCAAATCCACACCAATTCCTATCCCGAAGGGCCCGCGGGCACACAGTCCCCTGACTCAGCGGAAGCCAGACTCCGGGCTAACCCTCCAGGAGAGCGGCGTCCCTGGCCTCAGACAGATGAGCTTCAAGTCCAACACCCTGGAACGGTCAGGCATCGGGCTGAGCAGCTACCTCTCAGCCGAGAAGGCTTCCAGCCCCCAAACCAGCACCTCTCTGGAAAAAGGCTCCTTCCTGGACAGGATCTCGCCCAGCGTCTTGCGTAATTCCCGGCCGCGCCCAGCCTCCTTGGGCACCGGGAAGGACTTCGAGGGTATCCAGGTGGGCAAGCTGGCTGACCTGGAGCAGGAGGGGGGCCCCAAGCGCCTGTCTTTCCAGGGGCAGAGCCGAGATAAGCTGCCCCGGCCCCCCTGTGTCAGTGTCAGAATCTCCCCCAAGGGGGTGTCAGATGAACACAGAAGGGAGGCGCTGAAGAAGCTGGGCCTGCTGAAGGAGTAG
- the C16H1orf116 gene encoding specifically androgen-regulated gene protein isoform X1, which produces MSQKASEKGSTGEPVPPRPPPLVSSRDAGSGDAAVLSGGHPSARPAPLTAPKPRKLPPNIVLKSSRSSFHSDPQNRLSRHSEAAPGDPSPASSSLQEQRKARREALEKLGLPQDQEEPSPRLSRPSVRLKETGVQAVSPAPAQVPGRAPAAAPTQGPSPGKAPALAQPPSPGKVLVPAQESTPGTAPAAKSTPIPIPKGPRAHSPLTQRKPDSGLTLQESGVPGLRQMSFKSNTLERSGIGLSSYLSAEKASSPQTSTSLEKGSFLDRISPSVLRNSRPRPASLGTGKDFEGIQVGKLADLEQEGGPKRLSFQGQSRDKLPRPPCVSVRISPKGVSDEHRREALKKLGLLKE; this is translated from the coding sequence ATGTCCCAAAAAGCCAGTGAGAAAGGCTCAACCGGGGAACCTGTGCCACCTCGGCCTCCTCCCCTAGTGTCCTCTCGGGATGCAGGCTCTGGAGATGCGGCCGTCCTGTCAGGGGGCCATCCAAGTGCCCGGCCGGCCCCCCTCACGGCCCCTAAGCCCCGGAAACTGCCGCCAAACATTGTCCTGAAGAGCAGCCGCAGCAGTTTCCACAGCGACCCCCAGAACCGGCTGTCCCGCCACTCGGAGGCTGCGCCCGGGGACCCCAGCCCCGCCTCGTCCTCGCTGCAGGAGCAGAGGAAAGCACGCAGGGAAGCACTGGAGAAGCTGGGGCTGCCGCAGGACCAGGAGGAGCCCAGCCCCCGCTTAAGTAGGCCCTCCGTCAGGCTCAAGGAGACTGGCGTTCAGGCCGTGTCCCCGGCCCCAGCTCAGGTCCCCGGAAGGGCCCCGGCCGCTGCACCCACGCagggcccttctccagggaaagcaCCAGCTCTGGCCCAGCCACCTTCTCCAGGCAAGGTTCTGGTTCCCGCCCAGGAATCCACTCCGGGGACAGCTCCAGCTGCCAAATCCACACCAATTCCTATCCCGAAGGGCCCGCGGGCACACAGTCCCCTGACTCAGCGGAAGCCAGACTCCGGGCTAACCCTCCAGGAGAGCGGCGTCCCTGGCCTCAGACAGATGAGCTTCAAGTCCAACACCCTGGAACGGTCAGGCATCGGGCTGAGCAGCTACCTCTCAGCCGAGAAGGCTTCCAGCCCCCAAACCAGCACCTCTCTGGAAAAAGGCTCCTTCCTGGACAGGATCTCGCCCAGCGTCTTGCGTAATTCCCGGCCGCGCCCAGCCTCCTTGGGCACCGGGAAGGACTTCGAGGGTATCCAGGTGGGCAAGCTGGCTGACCTGGAGCAGGAGGGGGGCCCCAAGCGCCTGTCTTTCCAGGGGCAGAGCCGAGATAAGCTGCCCCGGCCCCCCTGTGTCAGTGTCAGAATCTCCCCCAAGGGGGTGTCAGATGAACACAGAAGGGAGGCGCTGAAGAAGCTGGGCCTGCTGAAGGAGTAG